Proteins co-encoded in one Xiphophorus couchianus chromosome 16, X_couchianus-1.0, whole genome shotgun sequence genomic window:
- the odad4 gene encoding outer dynein arm-docking complex subunit 4, whose product MATKKKHYTEEEILRSKTSALKADGEWKYRKRNYRQALNSFTAAIELSPKEKKCYVSRSKCYIQLGQFKNALIDAEASLVEDPFFPEGVYQKAEALYYIGEFEFALVFYRRGLKLRHQMVEWRLGIHKAEEALIGSVGSRSFIKPEVMGDLSYLEEEIARKQPIAVVQNLTKKDRTPVPMKNERTTRLLLGGFYQHKGFLEKLLKDEDLIKGVTKNGERVEDLIKNCITSLNHCADFWSQEKPISLKELSRQHKPPKPSLTTRKAQYLTRVFDEISRCLAAGNAKCSLRKTEDVIKTVQGLSDKECLIKDEMMCFLHSCLGHAFSDMGDLDKAMEHYEDDLNLARQCNIPEAISRALANIGSIYAETKQFEKAIEFWKERIPYVQEGLENTWMLHEMGCCYLELNYPENARDCGLRSIAVAEEMFDDMWQLRASVLVGQCELKLGNFESSVSFFEKALSLAELENDDMALSAIQKALDRAKEQLQKQQQSSQNEKKEEDEDEEKKEEEKEKPERI is encoded by the exons ATGGCAACCAAAAAAAAGCACTACACCGAAGAGGAAATTTTAAGGAGTAAAACTTCTGCTTTAAAGGCTGACGGTGAGTGGAAGTATCGTAAAAGAAATTATAGACAAGCTCTCAACAGCTTTACTGCG gccATTGAGCTAAGTCCCAAGGAGAAGAAATGCTATGTGTCTCGATCCAAGTGTTACATTCAGTTGGGCCAGTTTAAAAATGCTCTCATAGATGCTGAAGCGTCACTCGTCGAGGACCCATTTTTTCCTGAG GGAGTCTACCAAAAAGCAGAGGCTTTATATTACATAGGTGAATTTGAATTTGCCCTGGTTTTTTACCGCAGAGGACTAAAGCTTCGTCATCAAATGGTAGAGTGGAGGCTTGGGATCCATAAAGCAGAGGAGGCATTAATCGGCTCCGTTGGCA GTCGATCCTTTATCAAACCGGAAGTTATGGGAGACCTGTCGTATCTTGAAGAAGAGATTGCC AGGAAGCAGCCCATTGCTGTTGttcaaaatctgacaaaaaaagatAGGACTCCAGTGCCCATGAAGAATGAGAGGACCACCAGACTACTACTGGGAGGGTTTTACCAACACAAGGGATTTCTAGAGAAGCTTCTGAAAGATGAAG ATTTGATTAAGGGAGTGACGAAGAATGGAGAACGAGTGGAAGACCTCATTAAGAACTGCATCACGTCTCTAAATCACTGCGCTGACTTCTGGAGCCAAGAGAAACCGATTTCCCTCAAAGAATTGAGTCGTCAGCACAAACCACCCAAACCAAGCTTAACCACTCGGAAGGCTCAGTATCTCACAAGGGTCTTTGATGAGATATCTCGTT GTCTGGCTGCAGGGAATGCAAAATGCAGTCTAAGGAAGACAGAGGACGTAATCAAGACAGTTCAAGGATTGTCAGATAAAGAATGCCTTATTAAAGATGAGATGATGTGCTTTCTGCATAGTTGTTTGGGACATGCTTTTTCTGACATGGGAGACCTTGATAAAGCAATGGAGCATTATGAGGATGACCTGAACTTGGCTAGACAGTG CAATATTCCAGAAGCAATATCCAGGGCTCTGGCCAACATAGGTAGCATCTATGCAGAAACTAAACAGTTTGAAAAAGCCATAGAGTT CTGGAAAGAGAGGATTCCTTATGTTCAAGAAGGTTTGGAGAATACCTGGATGCTGCATGAAATGGGCTGTTGTTATCTAGAGCTCAATTATCCAGAAAATGCCAGAGACTGTGGTCTACGTTCTATTGCTGTGGCTGAAGAAATGTTTGACGACATGTGGCAGTTGAGAGCCAGCGTTTTGGTTGGACAGTGTGaat tgAAACTGGGAAACTTTGAATCATCTGTATCTTTCTTTGAGAAAGCTTTGAGCCTTGCTGAACTTGAGAATGATGACATGGCACTGAGTGCTATCCAAAAG GCACTTGATAGAGCAAAGGAACAGctgcaaaaacagcaacaatcctcacaaaatgagaaaaaggaagaggacGAGGACgaagagaagaaggaggaggagaaggagaaaccAGAGAGAATATAA